The Pseudomonas sp. R4-35-07 genome contains a region encoding:
- a CDS encoding phage major capsid protein, P2 family encodes MRNDTRVLFNAYLQQLAQLHGVSDVTTKFTAAPSVAQTLETRMQESSAFLSSINVYGVAEQSGEKIGIGIDGTIAGTTDTTQQDREPRDPTGLDNRGYTCTQTNFDTGLRYQKLDQWAKFKDFQARIRDAIIRAQALNRIMIGWNGTSRAATSKPDINKLLQDVNVGWLQKMRLENPARVMKEVVDGSGKIQIGAGKDFENIDALVVSMVNEFIEPWYQEDTDLVVICGRQLLADKYFPIINKTQAPTEMLAADIVTSQKRIGNLPAVRVPHFPPNGLLVTRLDNLSIYWQEGTRRRTVVDNAKRDRIENYESVNEAYVIEDLGCAAMAENITLS; translated from the coding sequence ATGCGTAACGATACTCGCGTTCTTTTCAACGCTTACCTGCAACAACTCGCCCAATTGCACGGCGTGAGCGACGTCACCACCAAATTCACAGCTGCTCCATCCGTTGCACAGACGTTGGAAACCCGGATGCAGGAGTCGAGCGCGTTTCTCAGCTCGATCAACGTCTATGGCGTGGCTGAGCAATCGGGCGAAAAAATCGGCATCGGTATCGACGGTACTATTGCCGGCACCACCGATACCACCCAGCAAGACCGCGAGCCACGCGATCCTACCGGCCTCGACAACCGTGGGTACACCTGCACCCAAACCAACTTCGATACCGGCCTGCGTTACCAGAAGCTGGACCAATGGGCCAAGTTCAAAGACTTTCAGGCGCGTATCCGTGACGCCATCATCCGGGCCCAGGCGCTCAACCGGATCATGATTGGCTGGAACGGTACCAGCCGTGCGGCGACCTCTAAACCGGACATCAACAAGCTGCTGCAGGACGTTAACGTCGGATGGCTGCAAAAGATGCGCCTGGAGAACCCTGCACGCGTTATGAAAGAAGTGGTCGACGGCAGCGGCAAGATCCAGATCGGCGCGGGCAAGGACTTCGAAAACATCGACGCCCTGGTCGTGAGCATGGTCAACGAGTTCATCGAGCCCTGGTACCAGGAAGATACTGACCTGGTGGTGATCTGCGGTCGCCAGCTGCTGGCCGACAAGTACTTCCCGATCATCAACAAAACCCAAGCGCCGACCGAAATGCTCGCGGCCGATATCGTCACCAGCCAGAAGCGCATCGGCAACCTGCCGGCGGTGCGAGTGCCTCACTTCCCGCCGAACGGCCTGTTGGTTACCCGCCTCGACAACCTGTCGATCTACTGGCAGGAAGGCACCCGCCGCCGCACGGTGGTGGATAACGCCAAACGCGACCGTATCGAAAACTACGAGTCGGTCAACGAAGCCTACGTGATCGAAGACCTTGGCTGCGCAGCCATGGCCGAAAACATCACCCTGAGCTAA
- the gpM gene encoding phage terminase small subunit, translating into MTNPCRRHFQRVTAAVAAAAVAGPAMTMEGSTVYELHLAKLQQDYLRLKQVQSTEGKAELKKQLLPEYVPYVEGVLAGGKGAQDQVLTTLMVWRMDAGDFAGALDIAEYVIQHALLMPDRFERTTGTIVAEEIAEVALKAQKAGGTFDVKLLLRTEQIAGEEDMPDQAKAKLHLALGKAFAEMVSDDDTSESKVAALCHLESSKKYLSRAIELNTNCGGKKDLERVERLLKKYAAPAAN; encoded by the coding sequence ATGACCAATCCTTGCCGTCGTCACTTCCAGCGCGTCACGGCAGCCGTCGCAGCGGCCGCTGTGGCCGGCCCAGCCATGACCATGGAAGGTTCCACTGTTTACGAACTGCACCTGGCGAAACTTCAGCAGGACTACTTGCGCCTGAAACAGGTGCAGTCCACCGAAGGCAAAGCAGAGCTGAAAAAGCAACTGCTGCCCGAATACGTCCCATACGTGGAAGGCGTGCTGGCAGGCGGCAAAGGCGCGCAGGACCAGGTGCTAACCACTTTGATGGTTTGGCGAATGGATGCCGGCGACTTTGCCGGCGCCCTGGACATTGCCGAGTACGTCATCCAGCACGCCTTGCTCATGCCTGACCGCTTCGAACGCACTACCGGCACCATCGTTGCCGAAGAAATTGCCGAAGTCGCCCTGAAGGCGCAGAAGGCCGGTGGCACGTTCGACGTGAAGCTGCTGCTGCGCACTGAGCAAATCGCGGGTGAAGAAGACATGCCCGACCAGGCTAAAGCCAAGCTGCATCTGGCCCTGGGCAAAGCTTTCGCAGAGATGGTTTCGGACGACGACACGTCGGAAAGCAAGGTGGCCGCCCTGTGTCACCTGGAGTCCTCGAAAAAATATCTGTCCCGCGCCATCGAGCTGAACACCAACTGCGGTGGCAAAAAGGATTTGGAGCGCGTCGAGCGTCTCCTAAAAAAATACGCTGCTCCAGCAGCTAACTGA
- a CDS encoding phage portal protein, with protein sequence MSKRKRGTQLSTVQQPIEGDVLPAESGPVEAFTFGDPAPVLDSREILDYLECWANGRWFETPMSMDGLAKTTRASVYLQSGLNFKRNMLARTFVPHRLLSRQAFEQFALDWLWCGNCYLEKRNNMLRNTMGLLPPLAKYMRRGVDMETYYQVRGWKDEHEFAPGSVCHLREADINQEIYGLPEWLAALQSALLNESATLFRRKYYNNGSHAGFILYMTDAAQKEEDIDSLRTALKNSKGPGNFRNLFVYAPAGKKDGIQLIPVSEVAAKDEFSSIKNISRDDLLAALRIPPQLMGIVPQNAGGFGSLREAAEVWAVNELEPLQARLAQVNDWLGEEVVSFKEFELPTGGK encoded by the coding sequence ATGAGCAAACGTAAGCGCGGAACCCAACTGAGCACCGTTCAGCAACCCATTGAGGGGGACGTGCTACCCGCTGAATCCGGCCCGGTCGAGGCATTCACCTTCGGTGATCCGGCGCCCGTGCTCGATAGCAGGGAGATCCTCGACTACCTGGAGTGCTGGGCCAATGGGCGTTGGTTCGAAACACCTATGTCCATGGATGGGTTAGCCAAGACGACCCGCGCCAGTGTTTACCTGCAGTCCGGCCTCAACTTCAAGCGCAACATGCTGGCCCGCACGTTCGTTCCACACCGGCTGTTGAGCCGTCAGGCCTTTGAGCAGTTCGCCCTGGACTGGCTCTGGTGCGGCAACTGCTACCTTGAAAAGCGCAACAACATGCTGCGCAACACCATGGGCTTGCTGCCGCCGTTGGCGAAGTACATGCGTCGAGGCGTCGACATGGAAACCTATTACCAGGTGCGCGGCTGGAAGGATGAGCACGAGTTTGCACCAGGTTCGGTTTGCCACCTACGCGAGGCCGATATCAATCAAGAGATTTATGGGTTGCCGGAGTGGCTGGCAGCGCTGCAGAGCGCGCTGCTCAACGAGAGCGCCACGCTATTCCGTCGCAAGTACTACAACAACGGCAGTCATGCCGGATTCATTCTGTATATGACCGACGCGGCGCAGAAGGAAGAGGACATCGACTCCCTGCGCACAGCGCTGAAGAACTCGAAAGGGCCGGGTAACTTTCGCAACCTTTTCGTGTACGCGCCGGCCGGGAAGAAAGATGGCATCCAATTGATCCCGGTGAGCGAGGTTGCTGCCAAGGACGAGTTCAGCTCGATCAAGAACATCAGCCGCGACGATCTGCTCGCGGCTTTGCGTATTCCACCCCAATTGATGGGCATCGTGCCGCAGAACGCGGGCGGTTTCGGGTCGTTGCGAGAGGCTGCTGAAGTTTGGGCGGTCAACGAGCTGGAGCCGTTGCAGGCCAGGCTGGCCCAGGTTAACGACTGGCTGGGTGAAGAGGTTGTCAGCTTCAAAGAATTTGAGCTTCCAACGGGGGGGAAGTAG
- a CDS encoding DNA adenine methylase: MSTPIIPWMGGKRRLADRLIPLFPPHECYVEVFAGGAALYFMRPQAAPVEVLNDINGDLVTLYRVVQNHLEEFVRQFKWALSSRQVFEWQKMTRPETLTDIQRAARFFYLQHHAFAGKVSGQTFGTATTGPAINLLRIEENLSAAWQRLSGTYVENLGWLECAERYDRPHTFHYMDPPYWQTAGYGVDFPFENYERMADFMRRCKGKVMVSINDHPDIRRVFEGFHFETVDIRYSTANQRQGKAEVSGELIIMNWEPNAFGGLF; this comes from the coding sequence ATGAGCACACCGATTATCCCGTGGATGGGCGGCAAGCGTCGCCTGGCAGATCGTCTTATTCCACTGTTCCCGCCGCACGAATGCTATGTCGAGGTCTTTGCCGGCGGCGCCGCGCTCTATTTCATGCGTCCCCAGGCTGCGCCTGTCGAAGTACTCAACGACATCAACGGTGACCTGGTGACGCTGTATCGGGTCGTTCAAAACCACTTGGAGGAGTTCGTGCGCCAGTTCAAATGGGCGCTCAGCTCCAGGCAGGTGTTCGAATGGCAGAAGATGACCCGGCCGGAAACCCTGACCGATATTCAGCGGGCGGCCCGTTTTTTCTACCTGCAGCACCATGCCTTCGCCGGCAAGGTCAGCGGGCAGACCTTCGGTACCGCCACCACCGGCCCAGCCATCAACCTGTTGCGGATCGAGGAAAACCTGTCTGCGGCCTGGCAACGGTTGTCTGGCACCTATGTCGAGAACCTGGGCTGGCTTGAATGCGCTGAACGCTACGACAGACCGCACACCTTCCACTACATGGACCCGCCTTACTGGCAGACAGCTGGCTATGGGGTGGACTTTCCGTTTGAGAACTATGAGCGGATGGCCGACTTCATGCGGCGTTGCAAGGGCAAGGTGATGGTGAGTATTAACGACCACCCAGATATCCGCCGGGTGTTCGAGGGCTTTCACTTTGAAACGGTGGATATTCGGTACAGCACGGCGAATCAGCGGCAAGGCAAAGCAGAAGTGAGCGGGGAGCTGATCATCATGAACTGGGAGCCGAACGCCTTCGGCGGCCTGTTCTAG
- a CDS encoding ATP-dependent endonuclease gives MLLKGFGFSGYRSIGDKLVKLAPLKKVNFIIGQNNIGKSNIINFLFHHYPTLLRGVKGEKISDAIQLSAIDEHISKGKVDRRVAFNMQFSEIDEYLWGKIGSEGSSQHVELAKKVLMSPGFNDGARLWFVYIYDKLKKKFALVYDREQVEGALNPSEWQILWAALTKQGRGNLKDHWIPETMLALAYYPDTIPKIEVIPAIRKIGASGTQATDFSGEGIIERLAKIQNPTLQLQKDKLKFTAINNFLSDVLENLSASIEIPHDRDMILVHMDGKTLPLESLGTGVHEVIILAAAATLLEDSILCIEEPELHLHPLLQRKLVAYLNNKTNNQYFFTTHSAHLLDAVEAEIFHVTQIEGATEVEAISSTRQRSEICSNLGYKASDILQANCVIWVEGPSDRIYLNYWIATLVDSFVEGVHYSIMFYGGRLFSHLSALDSDEQERLEDFISIRKLNRHSVIMFDSDRSSAHAKLSLTKQRLQQEFDVGPGFAWVTKGREVENYLDETLVEATVLAVHPSAKSLESRGQWANLLRYYKTKGGEIKEASKVKVAQHYTANYVADLKRLDLEKQMERLRIFILESNHQFDGMYPIEYR, from the coding sequence ATGCTGCTAAAGGGATTTGGTTTTTCGGGGTATCGAAGTATTGGCGATAAACTTGTTAAGTTGGCTCCCTTAAAAAAGGTAAATTTTATTATAGGTCAAAATAATATTGGTAAATCTAATATTATTAATTTTCTTTTTCATCACTACCCTACGCTTTTACGTGGAGTAAAAGGCGAGAAGATAAGCGACGCTATTCAACTGTCCGCGATAGATGAGCATATTTCGAAAGGTAAGGTCGATCGTAGAGTCGCTTTTAATATGCAGTTTTCTGAGATTGATGAGTATCTTTGGGGGAAAATTGGCAGCGAAGGCTCTAGTCAGCATGTGGAGTTAGCGAAAAAAGTACTGATGAGTCCAGGGTTTAATGACGGGGCGAGGCTGTGGTTCGTTTATATATACGATAAATTAAAGAAAAAATTTGCCTTGGTTTATGATCGAGAGCAAGTGGAGGGGGCACTTAACCCCAGCGAATGGCAGATTTTATGGGCGGCTTTAACTAAGCAGGGTCGTGGGAATTTAAAGGATCATTGGATTCCGGAAACAATGCTAGCGCTTGCTTATTATCCAGATACTATCCCGAAGATTGAAGTAATTCCTGCAATTAGGAAAATTGGAGCTTCGGGAACTCAGGCTACGGATTTCAGCGGAGAAGGGATAATCGAACGCTTGGCGAAAATCCAGAACCCGACTTTGCAACTTCAAAAAGATAAATTAAAATTTACTGCAATAAATAATTTCTTATCCGATGTGCTCGAAAATTTAAGTGCTTCAATAGAGATACCTCATGATCGAGATATGATACTCGTTCATATGGACGGTAAAACCTTGCCACTAGAATCCTTGGGGACCGGTGTGCATGAGGTTATCATACTTGCAGCGGCCGCTACTCTGCTCGAGGATAGTATATTATGTATAGAAGAGCCCGAGCTGCATTTGCACCCTTTGCTTCAGCGGAAGTTGGTGGCCTACCTGAATAATAAAACTAATAATCAATATTTTTTTACCACTCATTCTGCGCATCTATTAGATGCTGTAGAGGCGGAGATTTTTCATGTTACTCAAATTGAGGGCGCTACTGAAGTCGAGGCTATATCGAGCACCAGGCAACGTTCAGAAATTTGCAGTAATCTTGGTTATAAAGCTTCCGATATTTTGCAGGCTAACTGTGTTATCTGGGTTGAAGGACCTTCCGACAGAATATACTTGAATTATTGGATCGCTACACTTGTTGATAGTTTTGTGGAGGGCGTGCACTATTCAATAATGTTTTACGGCGGCCGACTATTTAGCCATTTGTCGGCACTGGATAGCGATGAGCAAGAAAGGCTTGAAGATTTTATAAGTATTAGAAAGCTTAACAGGCATTCGGTGATAATGTTTGATAGTGATAGGTCTAGCGCACATGCTAAATTGTCCTTAACTAAGCAGCGGCTGCAACAGGAGTTTGACGTTGGCCCTGGATTTGCGTGGGTTACAAAGGGGCGAGAAGTTGAGAACTACTTAGATGAGACATTGGTCGAGGCAACAGTTCTTGCGGTCCACCCTTCAGCGAAATCACTGGAAAGCCGTGGGCAATGGGCGAATCTTCTGAGGTATTACAAGACCAAGGGAGGAGAGATAAAAGAGGCGAGCAAGGTTAAAGTGGCACAGCATTATACAGCTAATTATGTTGCTGACTTGAAACGCTTAGACTTAGAGAAGCAAATGGAAAGGCTTAGAATTTTCATACTTGAATCTAACCACCAGTTTGATGGTATGTATCCTATAGAGTATCGATAG
- a CDS encoding DUF5343 domain-containing protein, whose translation MAKAYPAFMNATGNIPRILEKIRVAATPERFTQDYLATELGFSGGGARAFIPLAKKLGFLGSDGTPTELYKQFRNTNAEKSKSAMAKAIKNAYPDIYARNEYAHSLSKADFEGLVVEITGMEKGNPSVRAVVGTFEALKSFADFSVVASHEERAPIEKKVIEDISFSEMSDVKLGLSYTINLVLPKTDDVSVFNAIFRSLRENLLKK comes from the coding sequence GTGGCTAAAGCATACCCCGCCTTCATGAACGCGACAGGAAATATACCTCGAATTCTAGAAAAAATTAGAGTGGCTGCTACACCCGAACGGTTTACGCAAGACTATCTAGCGACAGAGTTAGGGTTTTCTGGAGGTGGCGCCAGAGCCTTTATTCCATTAGCAAAGAAGCTTGGCTTTTTAGGTAGTGATGGAACTCCAACAGAGTTGTATAAGCAGTTTCGTAACACTAATGCTGAAAAATCAAAGTCGGCTATGGCAAAGGCAATCAAGAATGCCTACCCAGATATATACGCCAGAAACGAGTATGCGCATAGCTTGAGTAAGGCCGACTTTGAAGGACTTGTTGTCGAAATCACAGGCATGGAAAAGGGAAATCCAAGCGTTCGGGCTGTAGTTGGAACTTTTGAAGCATTGAAATCGTTTGCTGACTTTTCAGTAGTTGCCTCACATGAAGAACGTGCGCCAATCGAGAAAAAAGTCATTGAGGATATAAGCTTTTCTGAGATGTCAGATGTGAAGCTTGGATTGTCCTACACCATAAATTTGGTGTTACCAAAGACAGATGACGTATCTGTCTTTAATGCGATTTTTCGTAGCCTTCGCGAAAACCTGTTGAAGAAATGA
- a CDS encoding SOS response-associated peptidase family protein, translated as MCGRLSQYSGIHDFVAALSMPNALANSVGELPLDRYNVAPTTQVALLHLQGDLLHADPVRWGWRPHWAKDRAAPINARVEKVAHGSFFRSIWPYRAIAPIDNWFEWVDEGGPKKQPYLIRRRDGAPVLCASIGQLPDVDHGPGEHDGFVIITADSVGGMVDIHDRRPVVLTPDLAREWLDPATPKERAEQMVLHQGEPAEAFEWFKVDVAVGNVKNKGPSLIQPMR; from the coding sequence ATGTGTGGACGACTTTCACAATACAGCGGCATTCATGACTTCGTTGCGGCATTGAGCATGCCTAATGCCCTGGCAAATTCCGTCGGTGAGCTGCCGCTTGATCGTTACAACGTGGCTCCAACCACCCAGGTTGCTCTATTGCACCTGCAGGGCGACCTGCTGCATGCCGACCCGGTGCGCTGGGGGTGGCGACCGCATTGGGCAAAGGACAGAGCTGCGCCAATCAATGCCCGAGTCGAGAAAGTCGCGCACGGATCGTTCTTCCGCTCGATCTGGCCATACCGCGCAATCGCGCCAATAGATAACTGGTTTGAATGGGTTGACGAAGGCGGCCCCAAAAAACAGCCCTACCTGATCCGCCGGAGGGATGGCGCGCCAGTGCTGTGCGCATCGATCGGTCAGCTGCCCGACGTCGATCACGGACCAGGCGAGCATGACGGCTTCGTGATTATTACCGCAGACAGTGTCGGGGGCATGGTGGACATCCACGACCGAAGGCCCGTGGTGTTAACCCCGGACCTGGCCCGTGAATGGTTGGACCCGGCAACGCCAAAGGAACGTGCCGAGCAGATGGTGTTGCATCAAGGCGAGCCGGCCGAGGCCTTTGAATGGTTCAAGGTCGACGTCGCGGTCGGTAACGTAAAAAACAAAGGACCCAGTTTGATCCAGCCAATGCGCTAG
- a CDS encoding terminase ATPase subunit family protein, producing MNAIVELPTDHRRHAKHLYWQGYRVCEIAELIGEKEKTLHSWKARDEWDRATPLERIQAATEARLVQLILKDPKSGSDYKEIDLLHRQLERQARIQRFNDGGTETELNPNLAKRNEGPKKAPKRNEFDEEHIEKLTEAFIDGCFGYQLDWYKAGNQRTRAILKSRQIGATYYFAREALIDALTTGRNQIFLSASKNQAHIFKAYIQAFAREVVGVELTGDPIILGNGAELHFLGTNARTAQGYHGNFYFDEFFWTFKFKELNKVASGMAMQKQYRRTYFSTPSSMAHEAYTFWTGERFNKGKPAAQRVKIDVSHDALQQGRLCEDRVWRQIVTILDAEDRGCDLFDLDELRQEYDAEAFQNLLMCQFIDDGASIFPLAMLQPCMVDSWDLWAEDYKPFAARPFGDRQVWVGYDPAENGDSAALVVIAPPTVPGGKFRVLERHQFRGMDFAAQAESIRQVTRRYWVTYIGIDITGMGSGVAQLVKQFFPNITTFSYSPEVKTRLVLKAYDVIKNGRLEFDAGWTDMAQSLMAIRKTVTASGRQFTYTAGRTDETGHADLAWATFHALHNEPLEGQTTANTGFMESY from the coding sequence ATGAATGCCATCGTCGAATTACCTACCGATCACCGCCGCCACGCCAAGCACCTGTATTGGCAGGGCTATCGCGTGTGCGAGATCGCTGAGTTGATCGGGGAGAAGGAAAAAACACTGCACAGCTGGAAGGCCCGTGACGAATGGGACCGGGCGACACCGCTGGAGCGTATTCAGGCAGCGACCGAAGCCCGCTTGGTGCAGCTGATCCTGAAAGACCCCAAGTCAGGGTCCGACTACAAGGAAATTGACCTGTTGCACCGCCAACTGGAGCGGCAAGCCCGTATTCAGCGCTTCAACGACGGCGGTACCGAAACCGAGTTGAACCCGAACCTGGCTAAGCGCAATGAGGGACCGAAAAAAGCGCCGAAACGCAACGAGTTCGACGAAGAACACATCGAAAAACTGACCGAAGCGTTCATTGATGGCTGTTTCGGTTACCAGTTGGATTGGTACAAGGCCGGCAATCAGCGAACCCGCGCGATACTCAAGTCACGGCAGATCGGCGCGACTTACTATTTCGCCCGTGAAGCGCTGATCGATGCGCTGACGACGGGTCGCAACCAGATTTTCCTGTCGGCCTCGAAAAACCAGGCGCACATCTTCAAGGCTTACATCCAGGCTTTTGCCCGTGAGGTGGTGGGTGTTGAGCTGACCGGCGATCCAATCATCCTGGGCAATGGCGCCGAGCTGCACTTCCTGGGCACCAACGCTCGGACGGCCCAGGGCTATCACGGCAACTTCTACTTCGACGAATTTTTTTGGACGTTCAAGTTCAAGGAACTGAACAAGGTCGCCAGCGGCATGGCGATGCAGAAGCAATACCGCCGGACCTACTTTTCGACACCTTCCAGCATGGCCCACGAAGCCTATACGTTCTGGACTGGCGAGCGTTTCAACAAAGGCAAACCGGCGGCGCAACGGGTCAAAATCGACGTTTCCCACGATGCCCTGCAACAGGGCCGGCTGTGTGAAGACCGGGTGTGGCGGCAGATCGTCACCATTTTGGACGCTGAAGACCGTGGTTGCGACCTGTTCGACTTGGACGAGCTGCGCCAGGAATACGATGCCGAGGCTTTCCAGAACCTGCTGATGTGCCAGTTCATCGACGACGGTGCCAGCATATTCCCGCTTGCGATGCTGCAGCCTTGCATGGTGGACAGCTGGGATCTATGGGCCGAGGACTACAAACCGTTTGCCGCGCGTCCGTTTGGAGATCGCCAGGTTTGGGTGGGCTACGACCCAGCTGAGAACGGCGACAGCGCTGCATTGGTGGTAATTGCTCCACCGACGGTTCCCGGCGGCAAGTTCCGGGTGCTGGAAAGACACCAATTCCGGGGGATGGACTTTGCCGCCCAGGCCGAGTCGATTCGCCAGGTCACCAGGCGCTACTGGGTGACTTACATCGGTATCGACATCACCGGTATGGGGTCTGGTGTGGCCCAGTTGGTGAAGCAATTCTTCCCGAATATCACCACGTTCAGCTATTCGCCTGAGGTCAAGACGCGCCTGGTGTTGAAGGCGTACGACGTCATCAAGAACGGCCGTCTGGAGTTTGATGCCGGTTGGACGGATATGGCGCAGTCGTTGATGGCTATTCGCAAAACAGTCACCGCCTCCGGGCGCCAGTTCACTTATACGGCCGGTCGCACCGACGAGACAGGCCATGCCGACTTGGCGTGGGCGACCTTCCACGCCCTGCATAACGAGCCTCTTGAAGGGCAGACCACGGCGAATACCGGATTTATGGAGTCCTATTGA
- a CDS encoding GPO family capsid scaffolding protein — protein MAGKTDNPAKKQRSKFFRVAVEGATTDGRQIERQWLVDAAETYSQNTYGARVWIEHMRSLLPDSPFRAYGDVVALKTEEVEIAGAKKLALFAQIEPTSDLIAMNKARQKLYTSIEIRPKFADTGRAYLDGIAVTDTPASLGTEMLTFSAQHPDMNPLTSRKRDPGNLFSEVVEIELEFEEVEDESGKVAGLFSRVLDLLGKSKDKEGKDAALFTELGEAVEAMAEHVAGQGEAFTAEKTAREKLQTAHEKLSADFTALVQQLEKTPDTTGQKPQYSVRPPATGGDGALVTDC, from the coding sequence ATGGCCGGCAAAACCGACAACCCAGCCAAGAAACAACGCTCCAAGTTCTTCCGTGTCGCCGTTGAAGGCGCCACTACCGATGGTCGTCAGATCGAGCGCCAATGGCTGGTCGACGCTGCCGAAACCTACAGCCAGAACACCTACGGTGCGCGGGTTTGGATTGAGCACATGCGCAGCTTGCTGCCGGATAGCCCTTTCCGCGCTTACGGCGATGTCGTCGCGCTGAAGACGGAAGAGGTGGAGATTGCCGGGGCCAAAAAATTGGCCTTGTTCGCGCAAATCGAACCGACCTCCGACCTGATCGCCATGAACAAAGCACGGCAGAAGCTGTACACCAGCATCGAGATTCGGCCGAAATTCGCCGACACCGGCCGCGCCTATTTGGACGGCATTGCCGTTACCGATACCCCGGCCAGCCTGGGCACTGAGATGCTGACGTTCAGCGCCCAACACCCGGACATGAACCCGCTGACCAGTCGCAAACGCGACCCCGGCAACCTCTTTTCTGAGGTCGTCGAGATCGAACTTGAATTCGAAGAAGTTGAGGACGAAAGCGGCAAAGTCGCAGGCCTGTTTAGCCGCGTTCTCGACCTACTCGGCAAGAGCAAGGACAAGGAAGGCAAGGACGCCGCCCTATTCACTGAACTCGGCGAGGCTGTTGAAGCCATGGCCGAGCATGTCGCCGGTCAGGGCGAAGCCTTTACCGCCGAAAAAACCGCCCGCGAAAAGCTGCAGACCGCTCACGAAAAGCTGTCTGCCGACTTCACGGCGTTGGTTCAACAGCTCGAAAAAACCCCGGACACCACCGGCCAGAAACCGCAGTACTCCGTTCGCCCGCCGGCTACGGGCGGTGACGGCGCGCTCGTCACCGACTGCTAA
- a CDS encoding CopG family ribbon-helix-helix protein: MTGISLNLPEDLSNSLADLAKNNGQTPSYLAMDVLRDYSEHKKTLTAQIKLALKDADEGKFATDAQVAAMRARCWSRNAD, translated from the coding sequence ATGACTGGAATATCCCTAAACCTGCCTGAAGACCTGTCCAATTCTCTCGCCGACTTGGCCAAAAACAACGGCCAGACACCGAGCTACTTGGCAATGGACGTTCTTCGCGACTACAGCGAGCACAAAAAAACACTGACCGCTCAGATCAAGCTGGCGCTAAAAGACGCCGATGAAGGCAAATTCGCCACCGATGCCCAAGTGGCGGCCATGCGCGCTAGGTGCTGGAGCCGGAATGCAGATTGA
- a CDS encoding Swt1 family HEPN domain-containing protein translates to MEDKIKIFVFSNQMAERALDGVEKGLQLDLNRDLGMDDVEEKDQDYYPQFTQSIRSQAREMAIHYELFYCLEVSIRTLVKEKLKSELGANWWGAAEVPDSIKKNVRDNIQREIDSSFTQRSDDELDYTTFGELGEIVRKNWAHFGDVFDSEKAFNRVMNSLNLLRGPIAHCSPLAEDEVVRLKLTLRDWFRLME, encoded by the coding sequence ATGGAAGATAAAATCAAGATTTTTGTGTTCTCTAACCAAATGGCTGAGCGTGCTTTAGATGGAGTAGAGAAAGGTTTGCAACTTGATCTTAATAGAGATCTTGGGATGGACGATGTGGAGGAGAAAGATCAGGATTATTATCCTCAGTTTACCCAGTCAATAAGGTCTCAAGCTCGTGAGATGGCCATCCATTATGAACTTTTTTATTGTTTGGAAGTTTCTATTCGTACGTTGGTTAAAGAGAAGTTGAAATCGGAGCTTGGTGCTAATTGGTGGGGCGCTGCTGAGGTGCCGGATTCAATAAAGAAGAATGTGAGGGATAATATTCAGCGGGAAATTGACTCATCTTTTACTCAGCGTTCTGATGATGAACTTGATTATACTACGTTCGGGGAGTTAGGGGAGATTGTACGAAAGAATTGGGCTCATTTTGGGGACGTTTTTGATAGTGAGAAGGCATTCAATAGAGTTATGAATAGTCTGAACCTTCTTAGAGGACCAATTGCTCATTGTAGTCCGTTGGCGGAGGACGAGGTTGTCAGGCTAAAACTTACTTTGCGAGATTGGTTTAGGCTGATGGAATAG